The proteins below are encoded in one region of Meriones unguiculatus strain TT.TT164.6M chromosome 18, Bangor_MerUng_6.1, whole genome shotgun sequence:
- the Chrm4 gene encoding muscarinic acetylcholine receptor M4 produces the protein MANFTPVNGSAGNQSVRLVTATHNHLETVEMVFIATVTGSLSLVTVVGNILVMLSIKVNRQLQTVNNYFLFSLACADLIIGAFSMNLYTLYIIKGYWPLGAVVCDLWLALDYVVSNASVMNLLIISFDRYFCVTKPLTYPARRTTKMAGLMIAAAWVLSFVLWAPAILFWQFVVGKRTVPDNQCFIQFLSNPAVTFGTAIAAFYLPVVIMTVLYIHISLASRSRVHKHRPEGPKEKKAKTLAFLKSPLMKPSIKKPPPGGASREELRNGKLEEAPPPALPPPPRPVADKDTSNESSSGSATQNTKERPPTELSTTEATTPALAAPALQPRTLNPASKWSKIQIVTKQTGNECVTAIEIVPATPAGMRPAANVARKFASIARNQVRKKRQMAARERKVTRTIFAILLAFILTWTPYNVMVLVNTFCQSCIPDRVWSIGYWLCYVNSTINPACYALCNATFKKTFRHLLLCQYRNIGTAR, from the coding sequence ATGGCCAACTTCACCCCTGTCAATGGCAGCGCGGGCAATCAGTCTGTGCGCCTGGTCACGGCCACCCACAACCACCTGGAGACGGTGGAGATGGTGTTCATCGCCACAGTGACTGGCTCGCTGAGCCTGGTGACGGTCGTGGGTAATATCCTGGTGATGTTGTCCATCAAGGTCAACAGGCAGCTGCAGACGGTCAACAACTACTTCCTGTTCAGCCTGGCCTGCGCGGATCTCATCATCGGGGCCTTCTCCATGAACCTCTACACCTTGTACATCATCAAGGGCTACTGGCCCCTGGGTGCGGTGGTCTGTGACCTGTGGCTGGCCCTGGACTACGTCGTGAGCAACGCGTCCGTCATGAACCTCCTCATCATCAGCTTCGACCGCTACTTCTGCGTCACCAAACCCCTCACCTACCCCGCCCGCCGCACCACCAAGATGGCGGGCCTCATGATCGCAGCCGCCTGGGTCCTGTCCTTTGTGCTCTGGGCCCCTGCCATCCTGTTCTGGCAGTTTGTGGTGGGCAAGAGGACGGTGCCGGATAACCAGTGCTTCATCCAGTTCTTGTCCAACCCGGCCGTGACCTTCGGCACAGCCATTGCTGCCTTCTACCTGCCCGTGGTCATCATGACGGTGCTGTACATTCACATCTCGCTGGCCAGCCGCAGCCGAGTGCACAAGCATCGACCCGAGGGCCCCAAGGAGAAGAAGGCCAAGACCCTGGCTTTCCTCAAGAGCCCCCTGATGAAGCCCAGCATCAAGAAGCCTCCACCAGGGGGCGCCTCTCGGGAGGAGCTGCGCAACGGGAAGCTGGAGGAGGCCCCTCCGCCCGCCCTGCCCCCGCCCCCACGCCCCGTGGCCGACAAGGACACCTCCAACGAGTCCAGCTCGGGCAGTGCTACCCAGAACACCAAGGAACGGCCGCCCACGGAGCTGTCCACCACCGAGGCCACCACACCCGCGCTGGCCGCCCCCGCCCTGCAGCCGCGAACCCTCAACCCTGCCTCCAAATGGTCTAAGATTCAAATCGTAACCAAGCAGACGGGCAACGAGTGCGTGACGGCCATCGAGATTGTCCCCGCCACGCCAGCCGGCATGCGCCCAGCCGCCAACGTGGCCCGGAAGTTCGCCAGCATCGCCCGCAACCAGGTGCGCAAGAAGAGGCAGATGGCGGCCCGGGAGCGCAAGGTGACCCGGACCATCTTTGCCATCCTGCTGGCCTTCATCCTCACCTGGACGCCCTACAACGTCATGGTCCTGGTGAACACCTTCTGCCAGAGCTGCATCCCGGACCGGGTGTGGTCCATCGGCTACTGGCTCTGTTACGTCAACAGCACCATCAACCCCGCCTGCTACGCGCTCTGCAACGCCACTTTCAAAAAGACCTTCCGGCACCTCCTGCTGTGCCAGTACCGGAACATCGGCACGGCCAGGTAG